A single region of the Streptomyces virginiae genome encodes:
- a CDS encoding ATP-grasp domain-containing protein, with product MGTARIAVVTSEGGADQDADLPLILATLRAAGLSAQAVAWDAKDAHWDGYDLAVIRSTWDYANRLAEFLAWADATAEVTRLWNPAPLVRWNSDKRYLPELAARGVPVVPTRVVDPGDSFDAADFDGPHGVVVKPAVSSGARDTARYESGRRADAERHARMLLDQGRTAIVQPYLPLVEEGERALIFFGGTFSHAIRKQALLTEAGLIDNFRVPHPGAAPYEPSEAELRTARAALAAVPAPGELLFARVDLTLNGAREPVVMELELIEPNLFLSINPHGLERFAEAVTAAVAAGRQGMALQPRQDPKESA from the coding sequence ATGGGTACGGCGAGGATCGCGGTCGTGACGAGCGAGGGCGGCGCCGATCAGGACGCGGATCTCCCGCTGATCCTGGCGACGTTGCGCGCGGCGGGCCTTTCCGCGCAGGCGGTGGCCTGGGACGCGAAAGACGCGCACTGGGACGGCTACGACCTCGCGGTCATCCGGTCGACCTGGGACTACGCGAACCGCCTGGCGGAGTTCCTGGCCTGGGCGGACGCGACGGCCGAGGTCACCCGGCTGTGGAATCCGGCGCCGCTGGTGCGCTGGAACAGCGACAAGCGGTATCTGCCGGAACTTGCCGCGCGCGGGGTCCCCGTCGTACCGACCAGGGTCGTCGACCCGGGCGATTCCTTCGATGCCGCGGACTTCGACGGGCCGCACGGGGTGGTGGTCAAGCCGGCCGTCTCCTCGGGCGCACGTGACACCGCGCGTTACGAGTCCGGCCGCCGGGCGGACGCCGAGCGGCACGCCCGGATGCTGCTCGACCAGGGCCGTACGGCGATCGTCCAGCCGTACCTGCCGCTGGTGGAGGAGGGGGAGCGGGCGCTGATCTTCTTCGGTGGCACCTTCAGCCACGCGATCCGCAAGCAGGCCCTGCTGACGGAGGCCGGGCTGATCGACAACTTCCGGGTGCCGCACCCCGGCGCGGCCCCCTACGAGCCGTCGGAGGCGGAGCTGCGTACGGCACGGGCGGCGCTGGCCGCCGTTCCGGCCCCCGGCGAGCTGCTGTTCGCCCGGGTGGACCTGACGTTGAACGGGGCCAGGGAACCCGTGGTCATGGAGCTGGAACTCATCGAGCCGAATCTGTTCCTGAGCATCAACCCGCACGGGCTGGAGCGCTTCGCCGAGGCCGTCACGGCCGCGGTGGCCGCGGGCCGCCAAGGCATGGCGCTCCAGCCACGACAAGATCCGAAAGAGTCGGCCTAG
- a CDS encoding helix-turn-helix transcriptional regulator, translating into MVRSTRVTNSIRALRFANGEMTQAELARRIGVTRQTVIAIEQGRYSPSLEKAFEIARVFAVPLDTVFQYTSTEGDDS; encoded by the coding sequence GTGGTGAGGTCCACCCGGGTCACCAACAGCATCCGGGCCCTGCGCTTCGCCAACGGCGAGATGACCCAGGCCGAGCTGGCCCGCCGGATCGGCGTGACCCGTCAGACCGTCATCGCCATCGAGCAGGGCCGCTACTCGCCTTCCCTGGAGAAGGCCTTCGAGATCGCCCGCGTGTTCGCGGTACCGCTCGACACCGTGTTCCAGTACACCTCCACCGAAGGAGACGACTCATGA
- a CDS encoding NAD(P)-dependent alcohol dehydrogenase yields the protein MKAIVQDVYGPPEVLRMEEMERPVPGRREVLVRVRAAGVDQGVWHLMAGLPYAVRAVSGLRTPRSRVRGMDVAGVVEAVGPDVTRFRPGDEVYGNCSGSFAEYACAKEGSLAPKPAGLSFEQAAAVPVSACTALGAVRDSGQVKAGQRVLVLGASGGVGSFAVQVAKAYGAHVTGVCSTTKTDLVRSLGADEVLDYTRQDPVDGTHRYDVILDIAGNRPISRLRRALTPRGTLAIVGGEGGGNWIGGNQRQLGAMLLTPFVGHRLRAHGTLVRSRDLEALTELIEAGSVTPAVDRIYPLAEVPEAIRYLRDGQVRGKVAIRL from the coding sequence ATGAAGGCCATCGTCCAGGACGTCTACGGACCGCCCGAGGTCCTGCGCATGGAGGAGATGGAGCGCCCGGTCCCGGGCCGGCGCGAGGTCCTCGTACGCGTACGTGCCGCCGGCGTCGACCAAGGCGTCTGGCACCTCATGGCGGGCCTGCCCTACGCGGTCCGCGCCGTGTCCGGCCTGCGGACCCCCCGGTCCCGCGTCCGCGGCATGGACGTCGCGGGGGTGGTCGAAGCGGTCGGCCCGGACGTCACCCGCTTCCGGCCGGGCGACGAGGTGTACGGCAACTGCTCGGGGTCGTTCGCCGAATACGCCTGCGCCAAGGAGGGCTCCCTCGCGCCCAAGCCGGCCGGCCTCAGTTTCGAACAGGCCGCGGCGGTCCCCGTCTCTGCCTGCACCGCGCTGGGCGCCGTACGCGACAGCGGACAGGTCAAGGCCGGTCAACGCGTCCTCGTGCTCGGAGCCTCGGGCGGGGTCGGCAGCTTCGCCGTACAGGTGGCCAAGGCCTACGGCGCCCACGTCACCGGAGTGTGCAGCACCACCAAGACCGACCTGGTCCGCTCCCTCGGCGCCGACGAGGTCCTCGACTACACGCGGCAGGACCCCGTCGACGGCACCCACCGCTACGACGTCATCCTCGACATCGCCGGCAACCGGCCCATATCCCGGCTGCGCCGCGCCCTCACCCCGCGCGGAACCCTCGCCATCGTCGGCGGCGAGGGCGGCGGCAACTGGATCGGCGGCAACCAGCGCCAGCTGGGCGCGATGCTGCTGACGCCCTTCGTCGGCCACCGGCTACGCGCCCACGGCACCCTGGTGCGCAGCCGCGACCTCGAAGCCCTCACCGAACTCATCGAGGCCGGTTCGGTGACCCCCGCCGTCGACCGGATCTACCCGCTCGCCGAGGTGCCCGAGGCCATCCGCTACCTCCGGGACGGCCAGGTGCGCGGCAAGGTCGCCATCCGGCTATGA
- a CDS encoding helix-turn-helix domain-containing protein: MPTTEDSGTRGTGELTGTGARTGTGALSRLRTLLELLDQGAPVEAFQDPELSDTDSDVDAAVVADATRVALRIRRTLGQHRRREAELAALFDTAGDLARLREPDAVLKAIVHRAKLLLGTDVTYLSLNDEEAGDTYMRVTDGSVSAAFQRVRLGMGEGLGGLVAETARPYSTGDYRDDRRFRHTTTIDTAVTEEGLRAILGVPLRLGTRVIGVLYAADRTARTFTPDEVALLSSLADHAAIAIDGARLLDETRTALVELNAASRTIEAHNEAMRRAEDAHDRLTDLVLRGGDVTDVATAIGTVLQGGTLVHDAEGAELARAGTDPRPPSVEAVTASRTGGRAVFVHGTWVCAVLAGQELLGSIALTGRADLDDADRRLFERASLVTALLLLLRRSVAETEDRIRGELLGDLLTRAADPAGLSARARRLGVDLGRPHAVFVLHSTAVPRARLLAAAARIAQARKGLAGPHHEDVVLVCAAEAPGAGGGPGPGPGPAAAGLAGELRQALAAPVTVGAAGPVTGPAQFADAYAEARRCRTALRALGREGTGAALHDLGFLGVLLGDQTDLGGYVRQTLGPVLAYDTKRGTDLTHTLRAYFDAGASRSRAAEALHVHVNTVVQRLERIGSLLGRDWQCPERALELQLALRIHQVNRHDGPDPGDFAA, translated from the coding sequence ATGCCCACCACCGAAGACAGCGGGACCCGCGGGACCGGCGAGCTCACCGGCACGGGCGCCCGTACCGGCACCGGCGCGCTGTCGCGGCTGCGCACCCTCCTGGAGCTGCTGGACCAGGGCGCGCCCGTCGAGGCCTTCCAGGACCCCGAACTCTCCGACACGGACTCGGACGTGGACGCGGCGGTGGTCGCGGACGCGACCCGCGTCGCGCTCCGCATCCGGCGCACCCTCGGCCAGCACCGCCGCCGCGAAGCCGAGCTCGCCGCCCTCTTCGACACCGCCGGCGACCTCGCCCGGCTGCGCGAGCCGGACGCCGTGCTGAAGGCCATCGTCCACCGGGCCAAGCTGCTCCTCGGCACGGACGTGACGTACCTGTCCCTCAACGACGAGGAGGCGGGTGACACGTACATGCGGGTGACGGACGGCTCGGTCTCCGCCGCGTTCCAGCGGGTGCGTCTGGGGATGGGGGAGGGGCTGGGCGGACTGGTGGCCGAGACCGCCCGCCCGTACTCCACCGGCGACTACCGCGACGACCGGCGTTTCCGGCACACCACGACCATCGACACCGCCGTCACCGAGGAGGGCCTGCGCGCCATCCTCGGCGTACCGCTACGGCTGGGCACCCGGGTGATCGGCGTCCTCTACGCGGCCGACCGCACCGCCCGTACCTTCACACCCGACGAGGTCGCCCTGCTGTCCTCGCTCGCCGACCACGCCGCCATCGCGATCGACGGCGCCCGCCTGCTGGACGAGACGCGCACCGCACTCGTCGAACTCAACGCGGCCTCGCGCACCATCGAGGCGCACAACGAGGCCATGCGCCGCGCCGAGGACGCCCACGACCGACTCACCGACCTGGTGCTGCGCGGCGGCGACGTCACCGACGTGGCCACCGCCATCGGCACCGTCCTTCAGGGCGGCACCCTCGTCCACGACGCCGAAGGGGCCGAACTCGCCCGGGCGGGTACCGACCCGCGGCCCCCGTCCGTCGAGGCCGTCACCGCGTCGCGGACCGGCGGACGCGCCGTCTTCGTCCACGGAACGTGGGTGTGCGCGGTCCTAGCAGGTCAGGAACTGCTCGGCAGCATCGCCCTGACCGGCCGCGCCGACCTCGACGACGCCGACCGTCGGCTGTTCGAACGCGCCAGCCTGGTCACCGCCCTGCTGCTGCTCCTGCGCCGCTCGGTCGCCGAGACCGAGGACCGGATCCGGGGCGAACTCCTGGGCGACCTCCTCACCCGGGCCGCCGACCCGGCCGGCCTGTCGGCGCGCGCCCGCCGGCTCGGCGTCGACCTGGGCCGGCCGCACGCGGTGTTCGTCCTGCACAGCACGGCCGTGCCCCGGGCCCGCCTCCTGGCCGCCGCCGCCCGTATCGCCCAGGCCCGGAAGGGACTCGCCGGGCCGCACCACGAGGACGTCGTCCTCGTCTGCGCCGCCGAGGCCCCCGGCGCCGGCGGCGGCCCCGGACCCGGCCCCGGACCCGCCGCCGCCGGCCTCGCGGGCGAGCTGCGCCAGGCCCTCGCCGCTCCCGTCACCGTCGGAGCCGCCGGTCCGGTCACCGGTCCCGCGCAGTTCGCCGACGCCTACGCCGAGGCCCGCCGCTGCCGGACCGCACTGCGCGCCCTGGGCCGCGAAGGCACCGGCGCCGCCCTCCACGACCTGGGCTTCCTCGGCGTGCTGCTCGGCGACCAGACGGATCTGGGCGGCTACGTACGGCAGACGCTCGGCCCCGTGCTCGCGTACGACACGAAGCGCGGCACCGACCTCACCCACACCCTGCGGGCCTACTTCGACGCGGGCGCCAGCCGGTCCCGAGCCGCCGAGGCCCTCCACGTGCACGTCAACACCGTCGTACAGCGCCTGGAGCGCATCGGCAGCCTGCTCGGCCGGGACTGGCAGTGCCCGGAGCGGGCACTGGAGCTCCAACTCGCGCTGCGGATCCATCAGGTGAACCGCCACGACGGGCCGGACCCGGGAGACTTCGCGGCGTAG
- a CDS encoding RICIN domain-containing protein — protein MTGRRRRPAAAADHRRKPRRLILVTAATAAAGLIAAGIAYSGIGDGAQAAAPVVEAAAEAPAAAPARDQEPEPIAAAPANETASGMIYDGLQAAPKGDRCVGVYRTDTGLCTHGPDAPPKGVDITKDIPPAVKETAPAADPARPAADDPASKEGGGRPQDAPAADASTATKASAPEPAAAAGNQNVAAGPAGQTVQCDGDGSTGNRVQVVYVHAPGKDRYSEYVASFRKWAADADLIYSTSAKETGGVRHIRYVTAADCTPTVLNIELPTSALAEFSATNNALAGKGLDRRDRKYMIFADTQVYCGIGTFAGDERPGQANQSNFGPSYGRTDSGCWGGHTAAHELGHNLGAVNNSAPNTSRGAHCTDEYDVMCYSDTPYYPQMRNICTNQAAENILDCNHDDYFHTSPKPGSYLATHWNIADNQFLMKNKGGGGGTDPGPNPSPTPTKKPSPTPTKKPTGGPTVTAAQIQSDSVVVSWPKVDGASWYAVQLNGKHLTWVQSQVLRIYNLQPDTAYKVTVSVRDSAGRDSGPGKAASFRTTGAGGGATTPGTRYVLGNGSTGMAAEVWGGRTADGTVLVGGRTNGYAQQQWYFDDAGNGQVRIKSAASGKCLQPGGTPAAGMWVSQQPCAGGNKAQAWKLTSRGGAVTVTDASGGFALTVSNRPYYGYWLLDLQRADGRATQAWTLQKSG, from the coding sequence ATGACAGGACGTCGCAGACGGCCTGCCGCCGCCGCCGACCACCGCCGCAAACCGCGGCGGTTGATACTCGTCACCGCCGCCACCGCAGCGGCGGGGCTGATAGCCGCAGGCATCGCCTACTCAGGGATCGGCGACGGTGCCCAGGCCGCGGCGCCCGTGGTGGAGGCCGCCGCCGAGGCGCCGGCCGCCGCACCGGCCCGTGACCAGGAGCCGGAGCCGATCGCCGCCGCGCCCGCGAACGAGACCGCGAGCGGCATGATCTACGACGGCCTCCAGGCCGCGCCGAAGGGCGACCGGTGCGTGGGTGTCTACCGCACCGACACCGGGCTGTGCACCCACGGCCCCGACGCCCCGCCCAAGGGCGTCGACATCACGAAGGACATCCCGCCCGCGGTCAAGGAGACGGCTCCGGCAGCCGATCCGGCCCGCCCCGCGGCCGATGACCCGGCCAGCAAGGAAGGCGGCGGGCGTCCTCAGGACGCGCCCGCGGCCGACGCGTCGACGGCCACCAAGGCCTCCGCACCCGAACCCGCGGCCGCGGCCGGCAACCAGAACGTCGCCGCCGGCCCCGCCGGCCAGACCGTCCAGTGCGACGGTGACGGCAGCACCGGCAACCGCGTGCAGGTCGTCTACGTCCACGCCCCCGGCAAGGACCGCTACTCCGAGTACGTCGCCTCGTTCCGCAAGTGGGCGGCCGACGCCGACCTCATCTACTCGACGAGCGCCAAGGAGACCGGCGGGGTACGTCACATCCGCTATGTGACGGCCGCCGACTGCACTCCCACCGTGCTCAACATCGAGCTCCCGACCTCGGCGCTGGCCGAGTTCAGCGCGACGAACAACGCGCTCGCCGGCAAGGGCCTCGACCGTCGCGACCGCAAGTACATGATCTTCGCCGACACCCAGGTCTACTGCGGCATCGGTACCTTCGCGGGCGACGAGCGGCCCGGCCAGGCCAACCAGAGCAACTTCGGTCCCTCCTACGGGCGCACCGACTCCGGCTGCTGGGGCGGTCACACCGCCGCGCACGAACTCGGCCACAACCTGGGCGCGGTCAACAACAGCGCCCCGAACACCAGCCGTGGCGCGCACTGCACGGACGAGTACGACGTCATGTGCTACTCGGACACCCCGTACTACCCGCAGATGCGCAACATCTGCACCAACCAGGCGGCCGAGAACATCCTCGACTGCAACCACGACGACTACTTCCACACCAGTCCCAAGCCCGGTAGCTACCTGGCCACGCACTGGAACATCGCGGACAACCAGTTCCTGATGAAGAACAAGGGCGGCGGTGGCGGCACGGACCCCGGTCCGAACCCGTCCCCGACGCCGACCAAGAAGCCCTCGCCGACGCCGACCAAGAAGCCCACCGGCGGCCCGACCGTGACGGCGGCCCAGATCCAGTCCGACTCCGTCGTCGTGAGCTGGCCCAAGGTCGACGGCGCCTCCTGGTACGCGGTGCAGCTCAACGGCAAGCACCTGACCTGGGTCCAGTCCCAGGTGCTGCGCATCTACAACCTGCAGCCCGACACGGCGTACAAGGTGACCGTCTCGGTCCGCGACAGCGCCGGCCGTGACAGCGGACCCGGCAAGGCCGCGTCCTTCCGTACGACGGGCGCGGGCGGCGGCGCGACCACCCCGGGCACCCGCTACGTGCTCGGCAACGGCAGCACCGGCATGGCCGCCGAGGTGTGGGGCGGCCGCACCGCCGACGGCACGGTCCTCGTGGGTGGCCGCACCAACGGCTACGCCCAGCAGCAGTGGTACTTCGACGACGCGGGCAACGGCCAGGTGCGCATCAAGTCCGCGGCCTCCGGCAAGTGCCTCCAGCCGGGCGGAACCCCCGCCGCGGGCATGTGGGTCTCCCAGCAGCCCTGCGCGGGCGGCAACAAGGCCCAGGCCTGGAAGCTGACCTCGCGCGGTGGAGCGGTGACCGTCACGGACGCGAGCGGCGGCTTCGCCCTCACCGTCAGCAACCGCCCTTACTACGGGTACTGGCTGCTCGACCTCCAGCGTGCGGACGGCCGCGCGACGCAGGCCTGGACCCTGCAGAAGTCCGGCTGA
- a CDS encoding endonuclease/exonuclease/phosphatase family protein: MLAALAVLSAALLAFHSAVPNAVGRPGSALEAFLPWLGLAVPVLLVSALVRRSATALVAVVLPAAAWAGLFGGLFLPADRGGHDITVLQHNVSDENPDPTGTVRALIGSAPDLIALEELTPSALPAYEGALAAAYPYHAVQGTVGLWSRHPLTDVRRVDIRPAGIGEGWDRGLRCGVRTPQGDIAVYVAHLPSVRVRASGFGSGPRDESARLLGAAVAAEELERVILLGDLNGTVDDRGLAPLTSRLGAPRRGSAFSWPAAFPVARIDQILTRSATALEVRTLPATGSDHLPVAARIRLDAS; the protein is encoded by the coding sequence GTGCTCGCGGCGCTCGCCGTACTGAGCGCCGCGCTGCTGGCGTTCCACTCCGCGGTCCCGAACGCGGTGGGCCGACCGGGCAGTGCGCTGGAGGCGTTCCTGCCCTGGCTCGGCCTCGCGGTTCCGGTCCTGCTCGTCTCGGCGCTGGTGCGCCGCTCGGCCACGGCCCTGGTGGCCGTCGTACTGCCCGCCGCCGCGTGGGCGGGCCTCTTCGGCGGGCTGTTCCTGCCGGCGGACCGCGGCGGGCACGACATCACGGTCCTCCAACACAATGTGAGCGACGAGAACCCCGACCCCACGGGCACGGTGCGTGCCCTGATCGGGTCCGCGCCGGATCTCATCGCCCTGGAGGAGCTGACCCCCTCGGCCCTGCCTGCCTACGAGGGGGCGCTGGCGGCCGCGTACCCGTACCACGCGGTCCAGGGCACGGTCGGACTCTGGTCGCGGCATCCGCTCACCGACGTCCGTCGGGTGGACATCAGGCCCGCGGGCATCGGGGAGGGCTGGGACCGCGGCCTGCGCTGCGGTGTCCGTACGCCGCAGGGTGACATCGCGGTGTACGTGGCGCACCTGCCCTCGGTGCGTGTGCGGGCGAGCGGTTTCGGCTCGGGCCCGCGGGACGAGAGCGCGCGGCTGCTGGGCGCGGCCGTCGCCGCCGAGGAACTGGAGCGGGTGATCCTGCTGGGTGACCTCAACGGCACCGTGGACGACCGGGGTCTCGCCCCGTTGACCTCCCGGTTGGGTGCGCCGCGGCGGGGGTCGGCCTTCAGCTGGCCGGCGGCCTTCCCCGTCGCCCGGATCGACCAGATCCTGACCCGTTCGGCGACCGCCTTGGAGGTCCGGACGTTGCCCGCGACCGGCAGCGACCACCTGCCGGTCGCCGCCCGCATCAGGCTGGACGCGTCATAG
- a CDS encoding SOS response-associated peptidase, giving the protein MCGRYASTRSPEDLSGLFQAMPPDPVHVLEPSWNVAPTDAVWAVLERADRESGVLERQLRPLRWGLVPSWSKSLSGGAKMINARVETVHEKPAYRRAFAKRRCLLPADGFYEWEPVPAAGSVKAYKQPYFIRPEDGEVMAMAGLYEFWRDPAVTDDDDPAAWWATCTIITTEATDAAGRVHPRMPLALAPADYEAWLDPSHQDPDALRALLAAPAGGRLDVRAVSTAVNNVRNNGPELLEAPPAPGR; this is encoded by the coding sequence ATGTGCGGCCGTTACGCTTCCACCCGCAGTCCCGAGGACCTGTCCGGCCTGTTCCAGGCCATGCCCCCGGATCCGGTGCACGTGCTGGAGCCGAGCTGGAACGTCGCCCCCACGGACGCCGTGTGGGCGGTGCTGGAGCGCGCGGACCGGGAGAGCGGGGTACTGGAGCGGCAGCTGCGCCCCTTGCGCTGGGGGCTGGTGCCCTCGTGGTCCAAGAGCCTGTCCGGCGGCGCGAAGATGATCAATGCGCGGGTGGAGACGGTGCACGAGAAGCCCGCCTACCGGCGTGCCTTCGCCAAGCGCCGGTGCCTGTTGCCCGCCGACGGGTTCTACGAGTGGGAGCCGGTCCCCGCCGCCGGTTCCGTGAAGGCCTACAAGCAGCCGTACTTCATCCGCCCCGAGGACGGCGAGGTGATGGCGATGGCCGGGCTGTACGAGTTCTGGCGCGACCCCGCCGTCACCGACGACGACGATCCGGCGGCCTGGTGGGCGACCTGCACGATCATCACCACCGAGGCCACCGACGCGGCCGGCCGGGTCCACCCCCGGATGCCGCTGGCCCTCGCCCCGGCGGACTACGAGGCCTGGCTCGACCCGTCCCACCAAGACCCGGACGCGCTGCGCGCCCTGCTGGCCGCTCCCGCGGGCGGCAGGCTCGACGTCCGCGCCGTGTCGACCGCGGTCAACAACGTGCGCAACAACGGCCCCGAACTCCTCGAAGCGCCCCCCGCTCCGGGGCGCTGA
- a CDS encoding NUDIX domain-containing protein: MCGVDEWVERVDEQDRVLGVVVGRRQAVREGRLHRVAVTVCRDERGRFLVHRRAERLWRFPGLHEVVVGGAVAVGESYEQAASRELAEELGMRVLPRLLFTFLNRSGMSPHWLGVHEVVMPDADAVVPDPDEVAWHGWLTEPDLRSALLEWGFTPDSHEAISRYLTFRTART; this comes from the coding sequence GTGTGCGGCGTGGATGAATGGGTGGAGCGTGTCGACGAACAGGATCGGGTGCTGGGGGTGGTGGTCGGTCGCCGGCAGGCCGTCCGGGAGGGCCGGCTGCACCGGGTCGCCGTGACGGTGTGCCGTGACGAGCGTGGGCGGTTCCTCGTCCACCGCCGGGCGGAGCGGTTGTGGCGCTTCCCCGGGCTCCACGAGGTCGTGGTCGGCGGTGCCGTGGCTGTGGGTGAGTCCTACGAGCAGGCCGCTTCGCGGGAGCTGGCCGAAGAGCTGGGGATGCGTGTGCTGCCGCGCCTGCTGTTCACGTTCCTCAACCGCAGCGGTATGAGCCCTCACTGGCTCGGCGTCCACGAAGTCGTGATGCCGGATGCGGATGCCGTGGTCCCCGATCCCGATGAGGTCGCCTGGCACGGCTGGCTGACCGAGCCGGACCTGCGGTCGGCCCTGCTGGAGTGGGGCTTCACCCCGGACAGTCACGAAGCCATCAGCCGGTATCTCACGTTCCGGACCGCGCGAACCTGA